From the genome of Virgibacillus siamensis, one region includes:
- a CDS encoding DUF3267 domain-containing protein: MKVRNKLPKMNEAVHVELIQNGWKEMKVPQSLTVAILLSIPFMILNGIAALWMINLFSGITLNEFGMTTQQDSLTITVNLGIILLIFLLVFIHELLHLIFIPNFLRSENTTIGLTLFGGYVATEEVITKSRYIIITVAPFIIISMLLPMVLGIIGALTPSMKLLIFVNAMASSVDILNLMFILINIPRKAIITNNGTKTYWKRSN, encoded by the coding sequence ATGAAGGTACGGAATAAATTGCCGAAGATGAATGAAGCTGTACATGTGGAACTGATTCAAAATGGCTGGAAGGAAATGAAAGTACCCCAAAGTTTGACAGTGGCTATTCTTTTATCAATTCCGTTTATGATACTGAATGGAATTGCAGCCCTTTGGATGATAAATCTTTTTTCCGGTATTACATTAAATGAATTTGGTATGACAACGCAGCAGGATTCATTAACAATTACCGTTAACCTGGGAATTATACTCTTAATATTCTTATTGGTCTTCATCCATGAATTACTCCATTTGATTTTCATACCAAACTTTCTCAGATCCGAAAACACGACGATTGGACTCACACTATTTGGCGGGTATGTAGCAACGGAAGAAGTGATTACAAAATCGAGGTACATCATTATTACTGTTGCTCCTTTTATTATTATTTCCATGCTATTACCAATGGTGCTGGGAATAATTGGAGCACTAACACCATCCATGAAGCTTCTGATATTCGTTAACGCTATGGCATCGTCAGTTGATATCCTGAATCTCATGTTCATATTAATCAACATTCCAAGGAAAGCCATCATAACAAATAACGGGACAAAAACTTATTGGAAACGAAGTAATTAA